The Zestosphaera sp. DNA window GTAGGGTATTACGACATCTATGAAGTAGTTTTGCCTGGAGTCACGCCTAGGAACATCCGCTACAGATTCATTACTAAGACTAGAGAAGGGGAGATACTGACATACGGTAATAGAGGCTTGAGAGATGAGGAATTCATTAGATTCTCGGGCGAGGTTGTGGCGGAGACTCCATGGTATTTAGGCACAACATATTACTCAATATTCCCCGATAGCTTCAGGAAGTCGAGTACGGGTAAAGAAGATGATTGTCTAGAATGGGGTATTGTCCCTAGACCTCACGGCTTCTTAGGAGGAGATTTGAGAGGGATTATTGACTCGCTAGACTATATTAGTGACTTAGGTGTTGAGACACTATATCTGACGCCGATATTTAAGTCACCATCATATCATAGGTACGACGTGGAAGACTACTTCAGTGTAGATCCTAGGTTAGGTGATTTAAGACTTTTTCAAGAATTCCTCAGTAAGGCCGGAAGACTTGGCGTTAAGGTTGTTATTGATCTCCCAGTACATCACACGTCAGTATGTAATGAGTTATTCGTTAAGGCAGTCTTGAATAGAGAGTACCGCAACCTATATTACTTCCACCAAGAACCTAGTGAGGTTCTCGTTAAGTTAGTTAATGATTTCCTAGAAGGGAGGATCAGTTGCGTCGATTTACGTAACTCCATAAATAGATTGAGTGAAGTTCCTTATGAGAAGTTCTTAGACGTTAAAGTTATGCCTAAACTGAATGTTTTGAACGAGCACGTGAGGAAGTACGTGGCTGAAGTAGTTGATTTCTGGCTTAGCTTAGGTGTTGATGGGTTTAGGATGGATGTAGGGCAGGCACTACCTCCAGAGTTTGTTGAGGAACTCAAGAAAGAACTAGAAGCTAAGAAGAAAAACACGCTACTGCTAGGTGAGGCTACGAGCGACCCTACCTACTTAGAAGAATTGCTGGTTGCTGGACGGTATGATTCCCTCATGAATTACGGGTTTATGAGAGACGTGTTAATGGTTCTCAAGGGTATGACAGACTTAGATTACTTCATAAACTCCTCTATGAGTAAGTACTCCGTACTCTCACCCCTTAAGAGCCTCTCACTCTACAACTTGCTAGGCTCTCACGACACGCCACGCATAAAGACTCTAGTAGGAGACCCGCTCAAGCTAGAAGTCGCTTACGTGCTCTTATTCAGTCTAGCTGGTTCTCCATCAATATATTATGGAGATGAGGTAGGCATGGTGGGTGGCGGAGACCCAGATAATAGGAGAGGCATGATATGGGATGAGAGTAAGTGGGATAAGGAACTCCTTAAACTAATTAAGGACTTGATTAGAGTTAGAAAGACTTGCACGCTCATGAGGAAAGGCTTAATGAGCATGAGCAGGGCTGGAAACCTACTCGTGATAGCTAGGTATCTAGGCTCAAACCAGGCGCTAACAATCATCAACATGTCTGAGAACCCCTCATTGACTAGTAAGGTAAGTAGTTTAAGACCTGTTATGTCTAGGAGAGTCAATGCTGTTGAGAACGAGTTAATCTTTGGTGAGTACGGCTTCATCATATATTGCTGATTAGCTCTTCAAAATATTAAGTCACATGTAGCGTTATCTTGAGGCGTCCTCCAGTAAAGTCTCTTACCCTCAGCCCTAAAGCAATTATTAGTCCTTGTAGAGACTCTCTAACGCCCTTCTCAGTTCTTGAAAGCGTTACTTGCTTCCAGCTCCATAAGCTAGCAATCTCACTTAACTTTATCCTGATAGAGTTACTCTCTGAAGCTAACGTAAACTCATCAGTCTCTAAGTACTGCCCAATCTCAACTATTTCTCCCCCCACTTCAAGTCTCAACTCACTCAGTGAGTATGGGGAGAAAGTCATCTCAATAAGTAGTAGATCATTACTTCCTGAAGGACTGCTTAAGTAGTATGCTGTCGTCAAGACCGAATCACTTACTTGATATTCTTTAACGACCTCATGGTTTTCAAGACTAGACTTCAAGACTACCCCAGAATCTCTTAACTCGCCCACAACGTAGTTGGAGATCATTACGACATCTCCTGAGCTATAACCCCCGCCTCTACTCACCCACTCTCTCAAGCCGGTCGCGTCCTTAACTATGAAGTCTCTGAAAGACGCTCTCCTGTATTTGTCGTGAGTGTAGTGCGGTACGTCACTCAAGTACGTCTCAGGATATCTAGACATGATGTTGATTAGGTTTCCTTCTCTTCCTTGTTTTCTGTAGTCTAGCTCGAAGAGTGTGCCGCTGTCAGAAGGCTTTACGTAAGCGTTGAGTAACTCCCCCTCTATCAGCACCTCATCTACCCCGTCAAAGTCGAAGTCTCTCTTCTTAGTGCCGTAGCTTCTTAACACTCTATCCGCGAGGTTCTCAGCTCTTATTAAGTTTTTGTAGACTTCAGCTCTTAAGTGGTGTATGTAGGTACCGCCGAATAGACCGTGCCAGTACACATCATTACATTCGGCTAAGTGTATGTAGTCCCACGCGTCCTCAAGTCTAGAATTACTTAAGGCTTCAGCTTCTAACACTTTATTCCTGACGTAGATGAGCTTCTTATGCATGTTGTTAGACTCACTATACTTAGTCAAGAAATTCCATATTAGCCCCCCACTCCACTCCATCATCTTGTCATAGCTCCCGTGAGGTAAGTACGTGAGTCCTTTAATTACCCCTATACTCAAGTAATCTCTAGGTCTCAGAACGTAGTATTTGTTGCTCGTTGCTGAGACTTGAAGGAATTCCTCAAGCCACTTACCAGTGACGTCCCAAGGTTTCCACTCACCAAACTTTTCAGCGTCACTACCCCATAAGACGTACGGGTATCCTTCTAAGTCAGAAGCCCTAGATATGTACTCAATCACTTCAGGTATTGGAGACCAAGGCAACTTATACCTTATTTCAGTGTCTATGAAGAAGATCTTGACCGGCTTTCCCGAGTCTTCAGTTATCCACAAGTACTTACTGTCACCCCACTTCATTCCCTTCATGTAGAGTAGCTGGTCGTCGACGAAGACGTACTCATACCCGAACTTACTTATTATCGAGGGTATTGTCTGGTCCCAGAATCTCTCAGGCAACCAGAAGCCCCTGAGAGGATAGTCACCGATTAGTCTTCGGAATAGCTCGTTATACTTCCTGACTTGCTCGGCTCTATCCTCGATAGGTATTAGAGGGAGTATAGCTTCAGAATACGCGCCACCAATGAATTCCGGAAATCCTGAGTCACCAGCTCTCCTAATCATCTCAAGGAAGTCTGGGTAGTGTTCTCTAGCGTAGAGTAGTAGAGGGCCTGAGAAGTGGAGAGCTACTGGAACACGATACCTTA harbors:
- a CDS encoding alpha-amylase family glycosyl hydrolase; amino-acid sequence: MYEIVGREKIGPYYGRLIVVFSIPDENYRNAYLSSLFTSFAPSYFRLSKRGNRWSIEVRVWDGEYPYVFVVNDSRVVLDSENPEKAVLRPFPENREFEFTTSIARLGEENPESLKPWHVIHIPTDSSHASIYENSLVLRLRTHSRITEECYAEVLVNDSKRFLRANRVGRVGYYDIYEVVLPGVTPRNIRYRFITKTREGEILTYGNRGLRDEEFIRFSGEVVAETPWYLGTTYYSIFPDSFRKSSTGKEDDCLEWGIVPRPHGFLGGDLRGIIDSLDYISDLGVETLYLTPIFKSPSYHRYDVEDYFSVDPRLGDLRLFQEFLSKAGRLGVKVVIDLPVHHTSVCNELFVKAVLNREYRNLYYFHQEPSEVLVKLVNDFLEGRISCVDLRNSINRLSEVPYEKFLDVKVMPKLNVLNEHVRKYVAEVVDFWLSLGVDGFRMDVGQALPPEFVEELKKELEAKKKNTLLLGEATSDPTYLEELLVAGRYDSLMNYGFMRDVLMVLKGMTDLDYFINSSMSKYSVLSPLKSLSLYNLLGSHDTPRIKTLVGDPLKLEVAYVLLFSLAGSPSIYYGDEVGMVGGGDPDNRRGMIWDESKWDKELLKLIKDLIRVRKTCTLMRKGLMSMSRAGNLLVIARYLGSNQALTIINMSENPSLTSKVSSLRPVMSRRVNAVENELIFGEYGFIIYC
- a CDS encoding alpha-amylase/4-alpha-glucanotransferase domain-containing protein, translated to MTSSSQHVISTPPIKLLPRDIFGVSSLNLINGSGVPEHPSIAEKKPVFIFVIHFHQPIGQLSEVLERLFENSYKPLMSTLLRYRVPVALHFSGPLLLYAREHYPDFLEMIRRAGDSGFPEFIGGAYSEAILPLIPIEDRAEQVRKYNELFRRLIGDYPLRGFWLPERFWDQTIPSIISKFGYEYVFVDDQLLYMKGMKWGDSKYLWITEDSGKPVKIFFIDTEIRYKLPWSPIPEVIEYISRASDLEGYPYVLWGSDAEKFGEWKPWDVTGKWLEEFLQVSATSNKYYVLRPRDYLSIGVIKGLTYLPHGSYDKMMEWSGGLIWNFLTKYSESNNMHKKLIYVRNKVLEAEALSNSRLEDAWDYIHLAECNDVYWHGLFGGTYIHHLRAEVYKNLIRAENLADRVLRSYGTKKRDFDFDGVDEVLIEGELLNAYVKPSDSGTLFELDYRKQGREGNLINIMSRYPETYLSDVPHYTHDKYRRASFRDFIVKDATGLREWVSRGGGYSSGDVVMISNYVVGELRDSGVVLKSSLENHEVVKEYQVSDSVLTTAYYLSSPSGSNDLLLIEMTFSPYSLSELRLEVGGEIVEIGQYLETDEFTLASESNSIRIKLSEIASLWSWKQVTLSRTEKGVRESLQGLIIALGLRVRDFTGGRLKITLHVT